Proteins co-encoded in one Acidobacteriota bacterium genomic window:
- a CDS encoding ABC transporter permease: protein MRFELFIAARYLRAKRRQAVVGIITAISIIGVAAGVASLIIALAITNGMRRDMQERLLGSTAHVDLMRIAADGIRDWRPLLAKLRQVPHVTAAAPGLYGQVLISRGARSGGGLIKGIIPADEKTVGDLLQKVYEGSAEALEPVDSSVAATHRSDDKAVAKMGHPDSSGPVAVQAIPPIVIGKDLAETIGAKVGDTVLVTSPQGELTPLGLVPKYQRCSVVGIFKSGFYQYDSSYAFMRLKDAQRLFSEPDLISVISFKVDDLYKADKIGRVIEEEAGKGFQTTSWMQQNRELFRALKLEQIVTFIVLALIVCVAALNILIALTMMVMEKTRDIAVLMSFGATEMQVRRIFLLQGLLISVIGTVLGLVLGYALSWVGGHYRFPLDASVYSIDYLPFAPRVWDGVIVATVSLGVSLIATLYPSGSAAKVLPAEALRYE, encoded by the coding sequence ATGCGATTTGAGCTCTTTATTGCAGCGCGGTATCTACGGGCAAAGCGTCGGCAGGCCGTCGTGGGAATCATTACGGCGATCTCGATCATCGGCGTGGCCGCCGGGGTGGCGTCGCTGATTATTGCGCTTGCTATCACGAACGGCATGCGACGGGACATGCAGGAGCGGCTGCTGGGCTCGACCGCGCACGTCGACCTGATGCGGATTGCGGCTGACGGCATCCGCGACTGGCGGCCTTTGCTGGCGAAGCTGCGGCAGGTGCCGCATGTGACGGCGGCGGCTCCGGGGCTGTATGGACAGGTGCTGATCTCGCGCGGTGCGAGGTCAGGCGGCGGGTTGATCAAGGGGATTATTCCGGCGGATGAAAAGACGGTCGGGGACTTGTTGCAGAAGGTGTATGAGGGGTCGGCGGAGGCGCTGGAGCCGGTGGACAGTTCTGTGGCGGCAACCCACCGTAGCGACGATAAAGCCGTCGCGAAGATGGGGCACCCGGACTCGTCTGGCCCGGTGGCGGTGCAGGCGATTCCTCCAATTGTGATTGGGAAGGACCTCGCCGAGACGATTGGGGCGAAGGTCGGAGATACGGTGCTGGTGACGAGTCCTCAGGGTGAGCTGACGCCGCTGGGGCTGGTGCCGAAGTACCAGCGGTGTTCGGTGGTGGGGATCTTCAAGTCGGGGTTCTACCAGTACGACTCGAGCTATGCGTTCATGCGGCTGAAAGATGCGCAACGGTTGTTCTCGGAACCAGATCTGATCTCGGTCATTAGCTTCAAGGTCGACGACCTGTACAAAGCCGACAAGATCGGCCGCGTCATCGAAGAGGAGGCGGGCAAGGGCTTTCAGACGACGAGTTGGATGCAGCAGAACCGCGAACTGTTTCGCGCGCTGAAGCTGGAGCAGATTGTGACCTTCATTGTGCTCGCGCTGATCGTGTGTGTCGCTGCGCTGAATATCCTGATTGCGTTGACCATGATGGTGATGGAGAAGACGCGCGACATCGCCGTGCTGATGAGCTTTGGCGCCACGGAGATGCAGGTGCGGCGCATCTTTCTCTTACAGGGGCTGCTGATCTCGGTGATTGGAACGGTGCTGGGACTGGTGCTCGGCTATGCGCTGAGCTGGGTGGGCGGGCACTATAGATTTCCGCTGGATGCTTCGGTGTATTCGATCGACTATCTACCGTTCGCACCACGGGTTTGGGATGGCGTGATTGTTGCGACGGTGTCGCTGGGGGTGAGCTTGATCGCTACGTTATACCCGAGCGGGAGCGCGGCGAAGGTGCTGCCCGCGGAGGCGCTCAGATATGAGTAA
- a CDS encoding ABC transporter ATP-binding protein, with translation MRGSLHSGDKNAASGRDDTSLGSESGLQPLPSSTEPKPPVVLRAEGLTKVYAEISEGAGGLELFRGLDLTVHAGEMVAIVGESGAGKSTLLHLLAALDKPTAGEVYCGEKRLSRFNSRQASEFRNRDVGYVWQFHYLLPEFSALENVAMPLLARGMGREAAIDKASFWLIEVGLGARGHHRSGELSGGEQQRVSLARALVTEPKLLLADEPTGDLDTKTGEAVFELIQGLHQAHGLTSVLVTHNLDFAGRCTRMLRLKGGRLEEVTRP, from the coding sequence ATGCGGGGATCTCTCCACTCCGGCGACAAAAACGCCGCCTCCGGTCGAGATGACACCTCTTTGGGATCGGAGAGTGGGCTTCAACCCTTACCGTCTTCGACTGAACCGAAGCCCCCGGTAGTGCTGCGGGCCGAGGGGTTGACGAAGGTCTACGCGGAGATCTCGGAGGGGGCCGGGGGGCTGGAGCTGTTTCGCGGGCTCGACCTTACCGTTCATGCGGGGGAGATGGTGGCCATCGTCGGCGAGAGCGGCGCGGGAAAGAGCACACTGCTGCATCTGCTGGCGGCGCTCGACAAGCCGACGGCGGGCGAGGTGTACTGCGGCGAGAAGCGGCTGAGCCGGTTCAACTCGCGGCAGGCCTCGGAGTTTCGCAATCGGGACGTGGGCTACGTGTGGCAGTTCCACTACCTGCTGCCGGAGTTCTCGGCGCTGGAGAACGTCGCCATGCCGCTGCTGGCTCGGGGGATGGGACGTGAGGCTGCGATCGATAAGGCGAGCTTCTGGCTGATTGAGGTGGGCCTGGGGGCGCGGGGGCATCATCGGTCGGGTGAGCTGAGCGGCGGGGAGCAGCAGAGGGTCTCGCTGGCACGGGCGCTGGTGACGGAACCCAAATTGCTTCTGGCCGATGAGCCTACGGGCGATCTGGACACGAAGACGGGCGAGGCGGTATTCGAGTTGATTCAGGGGCTGCACCAGGCGCATGGACTGACAAGCGTTCTGGTGACGCATAATCTTGATTTTGCAGGGAGATGTACGCGGATGCTGCGGCTAAAGGGTGGACGGCTGGAAGAAGTGACACGGCCGTGA
- a CDS encoding TRIC cation channel family protein gives MYDPDFLLLVVDLIGTFVFAVEGALAGINAGLDIFGLLVLSFVTALGGGTIRDLLIGAIPPNSIRDWRYATTAISGGLAVFCFHGLFERVPVPLMVTLDAAGLALFAVAGTEKALEFGINPLLAIMMGAVTGAGGGTVRDILLAQIPGVLRSDVYAAAALAGAIVVVIGVAMKLRKGWAMGLGAVVCFVLRMLAVWNHWNLPKVMER, from the coding sequence CTGTACGACCCCGATTTTCTGCTGCTGGTGGTGGACCTGATCGGAACATTCGTCTTCGCGGTCGAGGGCGCGCTGGCGGGAATCAATGCAGGGCTCGACATCTTTGGACTGCTGGTGCTGTCGTTTGTAACGGCTCTTGGTGGAGGCACGATTCGCGATCTGCTGATTGGGGCGATTCCGCCGAACAGCATTCGCGACTGGAGATATGCAACAACGGCGATCTCAGGCGGCCTTGCCGTGTTCTGCTTTCATGGACTGTTCGAAAGAGTGCCGGTACCGTTGATGGTGACGCTGGATGCGGCGGGATTGGCGCTGTTTGCGGTTGCGGGAACCGAAAAGGCACTCGAGTTCGGAATCAATCCTTTACTCGCGATCATGATGGGCGCCGTGACGGGAGCAGGCGGCGGAACCGTGCGAGATATCCTGCTGGCACAGATTCCGGGCGTACTGCGCTCGGATGTGTATGCCGCTGCGGCACTGGCTGGTGCGATTGTGGTCGTGATCGGAGTTGCGATGAAGCTTCGCAAGGGATGGGCGATGGGCCTTGGCGCAGTGGTTTGTTTCGTGCTGCGAATGCTTGCCGTCTGGAACCACTGGAATCTACCGAAGGTGATGGAACGCTAA